One genomic window of Notamacropus eugenii isolate mMacEug1 chromosome 6, mMacEug1.pri_v2, whole genome shotgun sequence includes the following:
- the LOC140512194 gene encoding deoxyuridine 5'-triphosphate nucleotidohydrolase, mitochondrial-like, with protein sequence MEKALVNTNIQMPFPLGSYGRIAPCYGLASKHFLDVGSCVIDEDYRGNVGVILFNFDKETVEVKKSNWFAQLICEQVFHQEFDQVQGFDDTEQGAGGFG encoded by the coding sequence ATGGAGAAAGCCCTTGTGAACACAAACATTCAAATGCCTTTTCCTCTTGGGAGTTATGGTAGAATTGCTCCATGTTATGGCTTGGCTTCAAAACATTTCCTAGATGTGGGATCCTGTGTCATAGATGAGGATTACAGAGGAAATGTTGGTGTTATACTATTTAACTTTGACAAAGAAACAGTTGAAGTGAAAAAGAGTAACTGGTTTGCACAGCTGATTTGTGAACAggtttttcatcaggaatttgACCAAGTCCAAGGCTTTGATGACACTGAACAAGGAGCAGGAGGTTTTGGTTAG